In Fusobacterium canifelinum, a genomic segment contains:
- a CDS encoding TIGR03915 family putative DNA repair protein encodes MANYYYDGSFDGLLTVIYIAYNDRENKILRVSAKAEQLILALDDIHVVTDFSKARRVEKAICDKLSYNFLNNIRTCFLSYDKNKDTMIIHTVYKALKQGEEILNSLDEHAFYVNKLVKQVLNERHKYLGLVRFKEMKDGTMFSTIEPKNNVLPILISHFKNRMKREKFAIFDKGRKMVVYYDGKKVEIFFVESLEIEWSDEEIEYSELWKTFHKSISIKERENKKLQQSNLPKYYWKYLVEDM; translated from the coding sequence ATGGCAAATTATTATTATGATGGAAGTTTTGATGGATTACTAACAGTTATTTATATAGCATATAATGATAGAGAAAATAAGATACTTAGAGTGAGTGCTAAAGCAGAGCAACTTATTTTAGCACTTGATGATATTCATGTCGTAACTGATTTTTCTAAAGCTAGACGGGTTGAAAAAGCTATATGTGATAAATTATCTTATAATTTTCTAAATAATATACGCACTTGCTTTCTATCATATGATAAAAATAAAGATACTATGATAATTCATACAGTTTATAAAGCACTAAAACAAGGAGAAGAAATTTTGAATTCCTTAGATGAACATGCTTTTTATGTGAATAAACTTGTAAAACAGGTATTGAATGAACGCCATAAATACCTTGGTTTAGTAAGATTTAAAGAAATGAAAGATGGTACAATGTTTTCAACGATTGAGCCTAAAAATAATGTTCTTCCTATTTTAATTTCTCATTTTAAGAACAGAATGAAAAGAGAAAAATTTGCAATTTTTGATAAAGGAAGAAAAATGGTAGTTTACTATGATGGCAAAAAAGTAGAAATTTTTTTTGTAGAATCTCTTGAAATTGAGTGGAGTGATGAAGAAATAGAATATTCAGAACTTTGGAAAACTTTTCATAAGAGTATTTCAATAAAAGAAAGAGAAAATAAAAAACTTCAACAGAGTAATCTTCCAAAATACTATTGGAAATACCTTGTTGAAGATATGTAG
- the cbiG gene encoding cobalt-precorrin 5A hydrolase codes for MRLAFWTVTKGAGNIAREYKEKLKEHLKDYEIDVFTLKKYDVENTIQIEDFTSNINEKFSQYDGHIFIMASGIVIRKIASLIGTKDKDPAVLLIDEGKHFVISLLSGHLGGANELTHSLANILKLVPVITTSSDVTGKIAVDTISQKLNAELEDLKSAKDVTSLIVNGQKVNILLPKNVKVTDKNSADGFILISNKKNIEYTRIYPKNLILGIGCKKDTKAEDILSAIEDCLDKNNLDIKSVKKIATVDVKENEKGLIDAVKFLNLDLEIISREEIKKVQDQFDGSDFVEKNIGVRAVSEPVALLSSTGKGKFLVMKEKYNGITISIYEEEINKYE; via the coding sequence ATGAGATTAGCATTCTGGACTGTAACCAAAGGTGCAGGAAATATTGCAAGAGAATATAAAGAAAAACTAAAAGAACATTTAAAAGATTATGAAATAGATGTTTTTACTTTAAAAAAATATGATGTAGAAAATACAATTCAAATAGAAGATTTTACTTCCAATATAAATGAAAAATTTTCTCAATATGATGGGCATATTTTCATAATGGCAAGTGGAATTGTAATAAGAAAGATAGCAAGCTTAATTGGAACAAAAGATAAAGATCCTGCTGTACTTTTAATAGATGAGGGGAAACATTTTGTAATTTCTCTTTTATCAGGACATCTAGGTGGAGCAAATGAACTGACACATTCACTTGCAAATATTTTAAAACTTGTTCCTGTTATAACAACAAGTTCAGATGTTACTGGAAAAATAGCAGTAGATACTATATCTCAAAAATTAAATGCAGAGTTAGAAGATTTAAAATCTGCAAAAGATGTAACATCTCTTATAGTTAATGGACAGAAAGTAAATATACTTTTACCTAAGAATGTTAAAGTTACTGATAAAAATTCAGCAGATGGTTTTATTTTGATATCAAATAAGAAAAATATTGAATATACTAGAATTTATCCTAAAAATTTAATTTTAGGTATTGGTTGTAAGAAAGATACAAAAGCAGAAGATATTTTATCTGCTATTGAAGATTGTTTAGATAAAAATAATTTAGATATAAAATCAGTTAAAAAAATAGCAACTGTAGATGTAAAAGAAAATGAAAAAGGTTTAATAGATGCAGTAAAATTTTTAAATTTAGATTTAGAAATAATTTCAAGAGAAGAAATAAAAAAAGTTCAAGACCAATTTGATGGTTCAGATTTTGTAGAAAAAAATATTGGAGTGAGAGCCGTGTCAGAACCTGTTGCACTTTTATCATCAACAGGAAAAGGAAAATTTTTAGTAATGAAAGAAAAATACAATGGAATAACAATTTCAATTTATGAAGAGGAGATAAATAAATATGAGTAA
- the cobJ gene encoding precorrin-3B C(17)-methyltransferase encodes MSNGKIYVVGIGPGNMEDISIRAYNILKNINVIAGYTTYVDLVKDEFPEKEFLVSGMKREIERCREVLEVAKTGKKVALISSGDAGIYGMAGIMLEVAMESGIEVEVVPGITSTIAGAALVGAPLMHDQAIISLSDLLTDWEVIKKRIDCASQGDFAISLYNPKSKGRTEQIVEAREIMLKHKLPTTPVALLRHIGRKEENYTLTTLEDFLNFDIDMFTIVLVGNSNTYIKDGKMITPRGYEKKSNWGK; translated from the coding sequence ATGAGTAATGGAAAAATTTATGTAGTAGGTATAGGACCAGGAAATATGGAAGATATAAGTATAAGAGCATATAATATTTTAAAAAATATAAATGTTATTGCAGGATATACAACTTATGTTGACTTAGTTAAAGATGAATTTCCAGAGAAAGAATTTTTAGTTTCAGGAATGAAAAGAGAAATAGAAAGATGTAGAGAAGTTTTGGAAGTAGCTAAGACAGGCAAAAAAGTAGCATTAATCAGTAGTGGAGATGCTGGAATTTATGGTATGGCAGGTATAATGTTAGAAGTTGCTATGGAAAGTGGAATAGAAGTTGAAGTTGTTCCAGGAATTACTTCAACAATAGCAGGAGCAGCATTAGTGGGAGCTCCTCTTATGCACGACCAAGCTATAATAAGTTTAAGTGATTTATTAACTGATTGGGAAGTTATTAAGAAAAGAATTGACTGTGCAAGCCAAGGAGATTTTGCAATTTCACTTTATAATCCAAAAAGTAAAGGAAGAACAGAACAAATTGTTGAAGCAAGAGAAATTATGTTAAAACATAAGTTACCTACAACTCCTGTTGCATTATTAAGACATATAGGAAGAAAAGAAGAAAATTATACTTTAACAACATTGGAAGATTTTTTAAATTTTGATATAGATATGTTCACAATAGTATTAGTTGGAAACTCTAATACTTATATAAAAGATGGAAAAATGATAACACCTAGAGGATATGAAAAGAAAAGTAACTGGGGAAAATAG
- the cobK gene encoding precorrin-6A reductase, with the protein MIWVIGGTKDSRDFLAKFIKYDKDIIVSTATEYGAKLIENLPVKTSSEKMDKEAMLKFIEDNKITKVIDTSHPYAFEVSKNAMEVAEEKNIEYFRFEREKVDILPKKYKNFEEIKDLIEYVEKLDGNILVTLGSNNVPLFKDLKNLSNIYFRILSRWDMVKRCEDSNILPKNIIAMQGPFTENINIAMMEQFNIKYLITKKAGDTGGEREKVRACDKLDVEIIYLEKKEIIYKNCYKNIDILIKNLVQ; encoded by the coding sequence ATGATTTGGGTTATTGGTGGTACTAAAGATTCAAGAGATTTTTTAGCAAAATTTATAAAATATGATAAAGATATTATTGTTTCAACTGCAACAGAATACGGGGCAAAATTAATAGAAAATTTACCTGTAAAAACTTCATCAGAAAAAATGGATAAAGAAGCTATGTTAAAATTTATTGAGGATAATAAAATTACAAAAGTAATAGATACAAGTCATCCTTATGCTTTTGAAGTTTCTAAAAATGCAATGGAAGTTGCAGAAGAAAAAAATATTGAATATTTTAGATTTGAAAGAGAAAAAGTAGATATTTTACCTAAAAAATATAAAAACTTTGAAGAAATTAAAGATTTAATAGAATATGTAGAAAAACTTGATGGAAATATTTTGGTTACTTTAGGAAGTAATAATGTTCCTCTCTTCAAAGATTTAAAAAATTTATCTAATATCTATTTTAGAATTTTATCAAGATGGGATATGGTAAAAAGATGTGAAGATAGTAATATACTTCCTAAAAATATTATTGCTATGCAAGGACCATTTACTGAAAATATTAATATAGCAATGATGGAACAATTTAATATAAAATATTTAATTACAAAAAAAGCAGGAGATACAGGTGGGGAAAGAGAAAAAGTAAGAGCCTGTGACAAACTTGATGTTGAGATTATTTATCTTGAAAAAAAAGAAATAATTTATAAAAATTGCTATAAAAATATTGATATTTTAATAAAAAATTTGGTACAATAG
- a CDS encoding AAA domain-containing protein: MNKRESIIALYQYIAEVIKSLKTEKKDIHTEEWYYFLENLPKHSGITFNYLDNKNNLSYQKILQVEKLPFLKPLAIDGELLEWISGDWGDYKSSVKLLSEKIVKENNSLKVANISDEEKEILEKLLKNRQLWIEEQKKIEVVRKLFDVLYSKYLSLDRDSDTLELLVGNGIVKVPNEDICYPVLVKKVNFSLDAERNLITIVDSSDDDFITQELYLNFLAEVENVNLDNVFKLADKIIENNIHPISKNDVIKDFFREFIHNLNPRAEFVEDKKISDEDNIITIEWKPILFIRKKDDGKIEAINNIIKDIEEGGEIPGYLTELVGIIENDKKEVEDIPDILFTKETNNEQVEIIKNIYSHKAVVVQGPPGTGKTHTIANLLGHFLAEGKNVLITSQTRKALEVLKEKIPNEIQDLCISMLDDDSSDLGNSVESISEKLGYLNLEQLKNEYEEIKRTRNDLKEDIKNIKRKIFNIKYQESKPIIYNNESISLKEAGEFLRKNERELDKIPGIVSSGVLCPVNNEELEFLKSGYKKSVSKEEEKEIELGLNKLSDFWTLEEFEGMLKAKKEVKSEIELLLENRKYHINNEILYIDDNIVIDLEKFKNYTNIDNIIPEELKLIEDWKKDVCIAGTENSGDRKIWLDFIKDIRRLYELTNNTKDKFFKKDIVYKDIDVTTAKNLVIALKDALEKPGLFFKHKLRKAKKEMADRVTINKRILETPYDCDIALEYTSLAELEENTKNSWKLLMTGNTLMDKESNNKNFFKQLYSYADQIEYLLNWYDKERKIFLNRIENAGFERLDISKKEGSPIYVDEINQIFDYIPKLEELIIIGKVGLKYSEIDKKHTEYLERIESIIKENSFLGNEIKNAIEKENTEKYSETLKKLEILAGKEELYRKYKGLLKNVKAVANLWASELEKGLFNEKVENIFNVWKYKQISQTLKELVEKPYESLQEDILEKSEELNKLTAELVTKKTWYNIVKFIEEKDNLAISQALRGWKQTIQKIGKGTGKNTVLYKKHAKEKMLLCQKVVPAWIMPLNKVFDTLNPVENKFDIVIVDEASQSDISSLILLYMAKKIIIVGDDKQVSPSDVGVNIDKINMFRRKYIKGKIANDDLYGVRASLYSIVSTTFQPISLREHFRSVPEIIGYSNKTSYDNQILPLRDSNSSILKPAIVEYKVDGKRDEKNKINKIEAEAIVSLIEVCIGMKEYKNSSFGVISLLGDEQAELIQNLIVKRIPAIEIEKHKILCGNPTSFQGDERDVMFISLVDSSEENKTLRLVSEGVEGATRKRYNVAFSRAKDQLWVVHSINKNSLKEGDLRKELFEYINSVKEKNFEKTIDENTFISDFENEITKHLLEKNYTVKQQWKVGSYDIDIVAIYGDKKIAIECDGKNLNHSQEEIMTNLAEQEVLKRCGWEFVRVRASQYFRNPDKAIKELILQLEDKGIYPNNKEIKTSKTELLDSIKAEALELMEKYEEN; the protein is encoded by the coding sequence ATGAATAAGAGAGAAAGTATCATTGCACTTTATCAATATATCGCCGAGGTGATAAAAAGTTTAAAGACTGAGAAAAAAGATATTCATACTGAAGAATGGTATTATTTTTTAGAAAATCTTCCAAAACATTCAGGAATTACATTCAACTATTTGGACAATAAAAATAACCTATCATATCAAAAAATTTTACAAGTTGAAAAATTACCTTTTTTAAAACCCTTAGCTATTGATGGGGAGCTTTTAGAATGGATTAGTGGGGATTGGGGTGATTATAAATCATCAGTTAAGTTATTATCTGAAAAAATTGTTAAAGAAAATAATTCTCTTAAAGTTGCTAATATATCAGATGAAGAAAAAGAAATATTAGAAAAACTTTTAAAAAATAGACAACTATGGATAGAGGAACAAAAGAAGATTGAAGTTGTAAGAAAATTATTTGATGTATTATATAGCAAATATTTAAGTTTAGATAGAGATTCTGATACTCTTGAATTATTAGTTGGAAATGGAATAGTAAAAGTTCCTAATGAAGATATATGTTATCCAGTTTTAGTAAAAAAAGTTAATTTTTCTCTTGATGCTGAAAGAAATTTAATTACTATTGTTGATAGTTCTGATGATGATTTTATAACACAAGAGTTATATTTAAATTTTTTAGCAGAAGTTGAAAATGTAAACTTAGATAATGTTTTTAAATTAGCAGATAAGATTATAGAAAATAATATTCATCCAATTTCTAAAAATGATGTAATAAAAGATTTTTTTAGAGAGTTTATTCATAATTTAAATCCAAGAGCAGAATTTGTTGAAGATAAAAAAATAAGTGATGAAGATAATATTATAACTATTGAATGGAAACCAATACTTTTTATTAGAAAAAAAGATGATGGTAAAATTGAAGCTATCAACAATATAATTAAAGATATAGAAGAGGGAGGAGAAATCCCTGGGTACTTGACTGAATTGGTTGGAATCATTGAAAATGATAAAAAAGAAGTAGAAGATATTCCAGATATTCTTTTTACAAAAGAAACTAATAATGAACAAGTAGAAATTATTAAAAATATTTATTCACATAAAGCAGTAGTTGTACAAGGACCACCAGGAACAGGAAAGACACATACTATTGCTAATTTATTAGGACATTTTCTTGCAGAAGGGAAAAATGTTTTAATAACAAGCCAAACTAGAAAAGCTTTAGAAGTTTTAAAAGAAAAAATTCCAAATGAGATACAAGATTTATGCATTTCAATGTTAGATGATGATAGTAGTGATTTAGGAAATTCAGTAGAAAGTATTTCAGAAAAATTAGGTTATTTAAATTTAGAGCAGCTTAAAAATGAATATGAAGAAATTAAAAGAACTAGGAATGACCTTAAAGAAGATATAAAGAATATTAAAAGAAAAATATTTAATATAAAGTATCAAGAAAGTAAACCTATTATTTATAATAATGAAAGTATAAGTTTAAAAGAAGCTGGTGAATTTTTAAGAAAAAATGAAAGAGAACTTGATAAAATACCTGGTATAGTAAGTAGTGGAGTGCTTTGTCCTGTAAATAATGAAGAACTTGAGTTCCTAAAATCTGGATATAAGAAAAGTGTAAGTAAAGAAGAAGAAAAAGAAATAGAATTAGGTTTAAATAAACTTTCTGATTTTTGGACTTTAGAAGAATTTGAAGGAATGCTTAAAGCTAAAAAAGAAGTTAAATCTGAAATAGAACTTCTCTTAGAAAATAGAAAATATCATATAAATAATGAAATATTATATATAGATGATAATATTGTAATAGATTTAGAAAAATTTAAAAATTATACCAACATAGATAATATCATTCCTGAAGAGTTAAAATTAATTGAAGATTGGAAAAAAGATGTTTGTATTGCAGGTACTGAAAATTCAGGAGATAGAAAAATATGGTTGGATTTTATTAAGGATATCAGAAGATTATATGAACTTACAAACAATACAAAAGATAAATTCTTTAAAAAAGATATAGTTTATAAAGATATTGATGTGACCACAGCAAAAAATTTAGTTATTGCCTTGAAAGATGCTTTAGAAAAACCTGGATTGTTTTTTAAACATAAATTGAGAAAAGCTAAAAAAGAAATGGCTGATAGAGTTACAATAAATAAAAGAATTTTAGAAACTCCATATGATTGTGATATAGCTTTAGAATATACAAGTTTAGCTGAATTAGAAGAAAACACAAAAAATTCTTGGAAACTTTTAATGACTGGAAATACTTTAATGGATAAAGAAAGTAATAATAAAAATTTCTTTAAACAATTATATTCTTATGCAGATCAAATAGAATATTTATTAAATTGGTATGATAAAGAGAGAAAAATTTTCTTAAATAGAATTGAAAATGCTGGTTTTGAGAGATTAGATATCAGCAAAAAAGAAGGAAGTCCAATTTATGTTGATGAAATCAACCAAATTTTTGACTATATTCCTAAACTTGAAGAATTAATAATTATAGGAAAAGTGGGATTAAAGTATAGTGAAATTGATAAAAAGCATACTGAATATTTAGAAAGAATTGAAAGCATAATTAAAGAAAATTCTTTTTTAGGTAATGAAATAAAAAATGCTATTGAAAAAGAAAATACAGAAAAATATTCAGAAACATTAAAAAAATTAGAGATACTAGCTGGAAAAGAAGAATTATATAGAAAATATAAAGGTTTATTAAAAAATGTAAAAGCTGTTGCTAATTTATGGGCTAGTGAATTGGAAAAAGGTTTATTTAATGAAAAAGTTGAAAATATTTTTAATGTATGGAAATATAAACAAATTTCTCAAACATTAAAAGAATTAGTTGAAAAACCATATGAAAGTTTGCAAGAAGATATTTTAGAAAAATCAGAAGAATTGAACAAACTAACAGCAGAGCTAGTAACTAAGAAAACTTGGTATAATATTGTCAAATTTATAGAAGAAAAAGATAATCTAGCAATTAGTCAAGCCCTTAGAGGATGGAAACAAACTATCCAAAAAATTGGAAAAGGTACAGGAAAAAATACTGTCTTATATAAAAAACATGCAAAAGAAAAAATGCTACTTTGTCAAAAAGTTGTTCCTGCTTGGATTATGCCTTTAAACAAAGTATTTGATACTTTAAATCCTGTTGAAAATAAATTTGATATAGTTATAGTTGATGAAGCTAGCCAATCAGACATAAGTTCATTAATTTTATTGTATATGGCTAAGAAGATTATAATTGTTGGAGATGATAAACAAGTTAGTCCATCAGATGTTGGTGTTAATATTGATAAAATTAATATGTTTAGAAGAAAATACATCAAAGGTAAAATAGCTAATGATGATTTATATGGAGTAAGAGCATCATTATATTCTATTGTATCAACAACATTCCAACCTATAAGTTTAAGAGAACACTTCAGATCTGTTCCTGAAATTATTGGGTATAGTAATAAAACTTCTTATGATAATCAAATATTACCTTTAAGAGATTCAAACTCGTCTATTTTAAAACCTGCTATTGTTGAGTACAAAGTAGATGGAAAAAGAGATGAAAAAAATAAAATTAATAAAATTGAAGCTGAGGCTATTGTTAGCTTGATTGAAGTTTGTATAGGTATGAAAGAGTATAAAAACAGTAGTTTTGGAGTTATTTCATTGTTAGGTGATGAACAAGCTGAATTAATTCAAAACTTAATAGTTAAAAGAATCCCAGCAATTGAAATAGAAAAACATAAAATTTTATGTGGAAATCCTACTAGTTTCCAAGGAGATGAAAGAGATGTAATGTTCATTAGTTTAGTGGATAGTAGTGAAGAGAACAAAACTCTTAGATTAGTTAGTGAAGGTGTAGAAGGAGCAACTAGAAAAAGATATAATGTTGCATTTAGTCGTGCTAAGGACCAATTATGGGTAGTTCATTCAATAAATAAAAATAGTTTAAAAGAAGGAGATTTAAGAAAAGAACTATTTGAATATATAAATTCTGTAAAAGAAAAAAACTTTGAAAAAACTATTGATGAAAATACTTTTATTTCTGACTTTGAAAATGAAATTACAAAGCATTTATTAGAAAAAAATTATACTGTAAAACAACAATGGAAAGTAGGTTCTTATGACATAGATATAGTAGCTATCTATGGAGATAAAAAAATTGCTATTGAATGTGATGGAAAAAATTTAAATCATTCACAAGAAGAAATTATGACTAACTTAGCTGAACAAGAGGTTTTAAAGCGTTGTGGTTGGGAATTTGTAAGAGTGAGAGCAAGTCAATATTTTAGAAATCCTGATAAAGCAATAAAAGAACTTATTCTGCAATTAGAAGATAAAGGAATATATCCTAATAATAAAGAAATTAAAACTAGTAAAACAGAATTATTGGATAGTATAAAAGCTGAAGCTTTAGAATTAATGGAGAAATATGAAGAAAATTAA
- a CDS encoding cation diffusion facilitator family transporter, translating into MKKIKEEKRESVIIKTSIIGIFTNLLLVIFKAIIGLISNSIAILLDAVNNLSDALSSIVTIISTKIADSEPDKEHPLGHGRIEYLSAMIVAGIIFYAGITSLVESIKKIFNPVEVKYSNVTFIILIVSIILKLLLGKYVKNIGEKFNSPSLVASGSDATFDAILSASVLVSAILYIFTDINIEAYVGILISIFIIKSGIEIFMEAVNEILGRRVDKKTINEIKKTICKIENVYGAYDLMLHNYGPDKYVGSVHIEIPDSMTAEEIDPLERKITNIVLQKHNVYLSGITIYSMNTKNEDIAKLRYKIYKMVMSNEGVLEFHGFYLEEKNKTIRFDIIIDYSIKNRKEIYNKILNDVKKEYPDYSINIKVDIDI; encoded by the coding sequence ATGAAGAAAATTAAAGAAGAAAAAAGAGAAAGTGTTATCATAAAAACAAGTATTATAGGAATTTTTACAAACTTATTATTAGTTATTTTTAAAGCAATAATTGGTTTAATTTCAAATTCTATTGCTATTTTATTAGATGCAGTAAATAATTTAAGTGATGCACTTTCATCTATTGTTACAATTATTTCAACTAAGATAGCAGATTCTGAGCCAGATAAGGAACACCCTTTGGGACATGGCAGAATAGAATATTTAAGTGCAATGATTGTTGCAGGAATTATTTTTTATGCAGGTATAACTTCTTTAGTAGAATCTATAAAAAAAATTTTTAATCCAGTAGAAGTTAAGTACTCAAATGTTACTTTTATTATATTAATAGTTTCAATTATACTAAAACTTCTACTTGGAAAGTATGTAAAAAATATTGGAGAAAAATTTAATTCTCCTTCACTTGTTGCATCTGGTTCAGATGCAACATTTGATGCTATTCTTTCAGCTTCTGTTTTAGTATCAGCAATTCTATATATTTTTACAGATATTAATATAGAAGCATATGTTGGAATTCTTATCTCAATTTTTATAATAAAATCTGGTATTGAAATTTTTATGGAAGCTGTAAATGAGATCTTAGGAAGAAGAGTTGATAAGAAAACTATAAATGAAATAAAAAAAACTATCTGTAAAATTGAAAATGTATATGGAGCTTATGACTTAATGTTACATAATTACGGACCTGATAAATATGTAGGTTCTGTTCATATAGAAATACCTGATTCTATGACTGCTGAAGAAATTGATCCTCTTGAAAGAAAGATAACTAATATAGTTTTACAAAAACATAATGTTTATTTATCAGGAATTACAATATATTCAATGAATACAAAAAACGAAGATATAGCTAAACTTCGTTATAAGATTTATAAAATGGTTATGTCTAATGAAGGAGTTTTGGAATTCCATGGCTTTTATTTAGAAGAAAAAAATAAAACTATTAGGTTTGATATTATAATTGACTATTCTATAAAAAATAGAAAAGAGATTTATAATAAAATTTTGAATGATGTTAAAAAAGAATATCCAGATTACAGTATTAATATTAAAGTTGATATAGATATATAA
- a CDS encoding DUF4198 domain-containing protein, translated as MLSKKLLIGALVATMSVSSFAHFQMIYTADSDISGKSSVPFELIFTHPSDGVEAHSMDIGKDEKGTINPVVEFFSVHNGEKTDLKAGLKASKFGPTSKQVTSYKFNLDRSSGLKGGGDWGLVFVPAPYYEASEEIYIQQITKVLVNKDDLATDWNKRLADGYPEIIPLSNPITWKGEIFRGQVVDKAGKPVANAEIEIEYLNSNIKNSKFVGELQKEKTATVIYADVNGYFSFVPVHKGYWGFAALGAGGEMKHNGKELSQDAVLWIEAK; from the coding sequence ATGTTATCTAAAAAATTACTTATTGGAGCTCTTGTAGCTACTATGTCTGTATCTTCTTTTGCACATTTTCAAATGATTTATACAGCTGATTCTGATATTTCTGGAAAATCTTCTGTACCATTTGAATTGATTTTCACACACCCATCAGATGGAGTGGAAGCTCACAGTATGGATATTGGAAAAGATGAAAAAGGTACTATAAATCCTGTTGTAGAATTTTTCTCTGTTCATAATGGAGAAAAAACTGATTTAAAAGCAGGTTTAAAAGCATCAAAATTTGGACCTACTTCAAAGCAAGTTACTTCTTATAAATTTAATTTAGATAGAAGTTCTGGATTAAAAGGTGGTGGAGATTGGGGATTAGTTTTTGTTCCAGCTCCATATTATGAAGCATCTGAAGAAATTTATATTCAACAAATTACTAAGGTTTTAGTTAATAAGGATGATTTAGCAACTGATTGGAATAAAAGATTAGCTGATGGATATCCTGAAATAATTCCTTTATCTAATCCTATCACTTGGAAAGGTGAAATTTTTAGAGGACAAGTTGTTGACAAAGCTGGAAAACCAGTTGCTAATGCTGAAATAGAAATAGAATACTTAAATTCAAATATTAAAAATTCTAAATTTGTAGGAGAATTACAAAAAGAAAAAACTGCAACTGTTATTTATGCAGATGTAAATGGATATTTTTCTTTTGTTCCAGTACATAAAGGATACTGGGGATTTGCAGCACTTGGTGCAGGTGGAGAAATGAAACATAATGGAAAAGAACTTTCACAAGATGCAGTTCTTTGGATAGAAGCTAAATAG
- a CDS encoding M48 family metallopeptidase, translating into MEYTVTKKKIKNFIIRIYPDSKIAVSVPLHASKKDIEVFISSKKEWIETTLKKLKLANDNKNNFRKNTINILGKEIEKKIIESDLERIRLTDTSIYIYSKNIDNFEIEKKLLEWKIEKLKSILEEYLEKYTRLLNKNISYYQIKKLSSAWGIYHKKENYISFNFDLIEKDIECIEYVVLHELCHIFYMNHQKDFWALVEKYMSNYKIIRKKLKAFI; encoded by the coding sequence GTGGAATATACAGTTACAAAAAAGAAAATAAAAAATTTTATAATAAGAATCTATCCAGATTCAAAAATTGCAGTATCTGTTCCTTTACATGCAAGTAAAAAAGATATTGAAGTTTTTATTTCAAGTAAAAAAGAATGGATAGAAACTACATTAAAGAAATTAAAATTAGCAAATGATAATAAAAATAATTTCAGAAAAAATACTATAAATATTTTAGGAAAAGAAATAGAGAAAAAAATTATTGAATCAGATTTAGAAAGAATAAGATTAACTGATACAAGCATTTATATTTATTCAAAAAATATCGATAACTTTGAAATAGAAAAAAAATTATTAGAATGGAAAATTGAAAAATTAAAAAGTATTTTAGAAGAATATTTAGAAAAATATACTAGACTTTTAAATAAAAATATTAGTTACTATCAAATAAAAAAACTCTCTTCTGCTTGGGGAATATACCATAAAAAAGAAAATTATATTAGTTTTAACTTTGATTTAATTGAAAAAGATATTGAATGTATTGAGTATGTTGTCTTACATGAGTTATGTCATATTTTTTACATGAATCATCAAAAAGATTTTTGGGCTCTAGTTGAAAAATATATGTCTAATTATAAAATAATAAGAAAAAAATTGAAGGCTTTCATTTAA